One genomic window of Medicago truncatula cultivar Jemalong A17 chromosome 1, MtrunA17r5.0-ANR, whole genome shotgun sequence includes the following:
- the LOC25484503 gene encoding 22.7 kDa class IV heat shock protein, whose amino-acid sequence MKMRLQQLNMSLIPILLIILLVGNFPSNAKGLLLPFMDSPNTLLSDLLSDRFPDPFRVLEQIPFGVEKTEPSMTMSPARVDWKETPDGHVIMLDVPGIRKDEIKIEVEENRVLRVSGERKKEEEKQGDHWHRVERSYGKFWRQFRLPENVDLDSVKAKMENGVLTLTLNKLSHDKIKGPRMVSIAEEDEKPSKQEL is encoded by the coding sequence ATGAAAATGAGGCTACAACAACTCAACATGTCGCTTATACCAATTCTCTTGATTATTCTTCTTGTTGGTAATTTTCCTTCCAATGCAAAAGGGTTATTGCTACCATTCATGGATTCACCCAACACACTCTTGTCCGATCTCTTGTCTGATCGTTTTCCAGATCCATTTCGTGTCTTAGAACAAATTCCATTTGGAGTCGAAAAAACTGAACCATCCATGACAATGTCACCAGCTAGAGTAGACTGGAAGGAAACTCCAGATGGACATGTTATAATGTTGGATGTTCCAGGGATAAGAAAAGATGAGATAAAGAtagaagttgaagaaaataggGTGTTAAGAGTGAGTGGtgaaaggaagaaagaagaagagaaacaaGGTGATCATTGGCATAGAGTTGAAAGATCTTATGGGAAATTCTGGAGGCAATTTAGATTGCCTGAAAATGTTGATTTGGATTCAGTGAAGGCTAAGATGGAAAATGGTGTACTTACTTTGACACTTAATAAGTTGTCACATGATAAGATCAAAGGTCCTAGAATGGTTAGCATTGCTGAGGAGGATGAGAAACCATCTAAGCAGGAGCTTTGA